The genomic interval TAAAGGAACAAATTCATTTGCAGGAATTGCATTACAGGAATATTCCGTAGAAGAAAAAAGGCTAGTTGGGCCGATTCAAAATATCTTTAAAGGTTCTGAGATTGGTTTAACAGAGGCACCTCATATATATAAGCGAAATGGCTATTATTATTTAGTGACTGCAGAAGGAGGAACTTGGTATACCCATGCAGTAACGGTAGCTAGGTCCACTTCTTTATTCGGTCCATACGAAATAGATCCGACTAATCCAATCTTGACTTCCAATGAAAATGATAAAGATCAACTACAAAAAGCAGGACATGGAAGCTTAGTGGAAACCCAAAATGGTGAATGGTATATGGCACATCTATGCGGAAGACCAGTAGTCGATAAAAAATGTATTTTAGGAAGAGAAACAGCCATTCAAAAATGCTATTGGACAGAAGATAATTGGCTTCGTGTTGAAGGAGGGCCAAATCCCTCAACCGTTGTGGAGGCACCAGATTTAGAACCACATCCTTTTGAACAAGAGAGCAACCATGATGATTTCCAAGGTCATACCTTAAAAAAATACTGGAATTCTTTAAGAAGAATATTTAGCGAAGAATGGATTTCTCTTACTGAGAGACCAGGCTATTTAACATTAAAAGGTGGAGAGTCGATGAGTTCTCTTCATCGCCAAAGCTTGCTTGCTCGGAGATTAGAGGCTTTCACAGCAGAAGTAGAAACGGCAGTTGATTATACTCCAGAAAACTTTCAACAAATGGCTGGATTAATTTTTTATTATGATACAGACGATTATGTGTACCTGCGAATTACGACACATGAAACATTAGGGAAATGTATTGGAATAATTGAATCAAAACATGGTGTATATGATGAACTACTCGATCAAGACATCCCCCTAAAGGCTGCTGTAGAAATTAAGTTAAAGGCAAAAGTCGATCAACAATGGCTTCAGTTTGCTTATGCAGAAGGAGACGGTGATTGGATAGATATCGGCAGTAAAATCGATATTAGTCATTTATCAGATGATGATGCAGATTATATCCGCTTCACAGGAACCTTTGTCGGGGTTTGCACACAAGATTTAAGTGGGCAAAAGAAACCAAGCTATTTTCCTTATTTTAAGTATGAGGAATTGTAAGAAGAATAACAGGAAAGGGTACTGTGAAGTTTACAGTACCTTTCTTTGTGTTAGGAAAAGGAATAATGAATGTCTTGTTTCCCTATAGATAGTGACATCCGTCTAGTTAGTTCACAAATCAGACATAACTTTGTGAACTAAATGTGAATTGCATCACAAATACCTTTCTTACGTTGAAAATGGTGATATTATATAAGTGTAGTAAGAAACAAACAAGATCTTGTAAAAGTGAATGTGAAATAGTGAACAATATCATCAAATAAATAAACTAATAACTAAATTTAAGGAGATGGAGTAACATGTTAGACTTATTAAGAAATAATAAAGTGGTGGCAGGAATATTAGCGATATTTAGAATTTATCTTGGTTATCAATTTATTCATGCAGGCTATGAAAAAATAACAAGTGGTGGGTTTGACGCAA from Niallia sp. FSL W8-0635 carries:
- a CDS encoding glycoside hydrolase family 43 protein, giving the protein MSKIINPVLPGYHPDPSILRVEDDYYLAVSTFEWFPGVQIYHSKDMINWRLLTYPLTRESQLNMIGNVNSGGVWAPCLSYSDGMYYLIYTDVKSRVGAFKDTHNYLVTAENMEGPWSEPVYLNSSGFDPSLFHDEDGRKWLVNMIWDFRKGTNSFAGIALQEYSVEEKRLVGPIQNIFKGSEIGLTEAPHIYKRNGYYYLVTAEGGTWYTHAVTVARSTSLFGPYEIDPTNPILTSNENDKDQLQKAGHGSLVETQNGEWYMAHLCGRPVVDKKCILGRETAIQKCYWTEDNWLRVEGGPNPSTVVEAPDLEPHPFEQESNHDDFQGHTLKKYWNSLRRIFSEEWISLTERPGYLTLKGGESMSSLHRQSLLARRLEAFTAEVETAVDYTPENFQQMAGLIFYYDTDDYVYLRITTHETLGKCIGIIESKHGVYDELLDQDIPLKAAVEIKLKAKVDQQWLQFAYAEGDGDWIDIGSKIDISHLSDDDADYIRFTGTFVGVCTQDLSGQKKPSYFPYFKYEEL